One window of the Candidatus Microbacterium colombiense genome contains the following:
- a CDS encoding AraC family transcriptional regulator: MTQRTRAWHPPVPALREVYHASFGHAYPMHSHDGWAVMLVDEGAVAYDLDRSQHLATPQALTLLPPGVPHDGRSTVEGRIYRKRVLYLDSAWLPERATGAAAVQPTLADAEALAEAKRIHAALRDPGDLMAAEHWTLMLQRRVLARLGAPHATLRDAPMARRVRDYLDERFTESFTIAEIATQLGAHPSHLARVFSQNYGLAPHQYVVSRRIDLARRLLVDGARPAMAAADAGFHDQAHMTRHFRRVLGTTPGAFTHPSRPLS, from the coding sequence ATGACGCAACGCACCCGGGCATGGCACCCACCCGTGCCCGCGTTGCGAGAGGTCTATCACGCCTCGTTCGGCCACGCCTATCCGATGCACTCGCACGACGGGTGGGCGGTGATGCTCGTCGATGAAGGGGCCGTCGCCTACGACCTGGATCGATCACAGCATCTCGCCACGCCGCAGGCGCTGACGTTGCTCCCACCGGGCGTTCCCCACGACGGCAGATCCACGGTCGAGGGGAGGATCTATCGCAAGAGGGTCCTGTACCTCGACAGCGCATGGCTGCCCGAGCGCGCGACTGGTGCCGCGGCCGTGCAGCCCACGCTCGCCGATGCGGAGGCGCTGGCTGAAGCGAAGCGCATCCACGCCGCGTTGCGCGATCCCGGTGATCTGATGGCCGCGGAGCACTGGACGCTCATGCTCCAGCGACGCGTCCTCGCCCGCTTGGGCGCGCCGCACGCGACCCTGCGGGATGCGCCCATGGCGCGCCGGGTTCGCGACTACCTCGACGAGCGGTTCACCGAGTCGTTCACGATCGCGGAGATCGCCACGCAGCTCGGTGCCCACCCCAGCCACCTGGCTCGAGTCTTCTCGCAGAACTACGGTCTTGCGCCGCACCAGTACGTGGTCAGCCGTCGCATCGACCTCGCCCGACGGCTGCTCGTGGACGGCGCGCGACCGGCGATGGCCGCCGCTGACGCCGGCTTCCACGACCAGGCGCATATGACGCGGCACTTCCGCCGCGTGCTCGGGACGACGCCGGGGGCGTTCACACACCCTTCGAGACCGCTAAGCTGA
- a CDS encoding MFS transporter yields the protein MNPSTESRGAAKRALLSLAIGSFGIGMTEFVIMGLLPNIASDLLPALSATSTEDALSQAGWLISLYALGVVIGAPTIAGFVARYPRHRVMIVLALALTLFNALTVVLPTFELVGVSRFLAGLPHGAYFGIGALVAADVMGPGNRAKGVAFILTGLTVANVVGVPLGTYLGQQWGWRAAFAVVTLVFALAALCIAVFVPKHPGQPGRTMRQELGVFRIPQVWFTLGVGAIGFGGFFAVYSYIAPLVTEIAGTPDWVVPIVLVLMGIGMTAGNLVGGHLADIDLRRTLLIGLAAMAGVFALLALASFWIVSLSLMVLIVGFVSSVLSPTIQTRLMDVAGDNQSIAAAMNHSALNIGNSLGAFLGGAVIAAGWGFTAPAWTGAALAVAGLLIALLSFRIEARRPAALVAS from the coding sequence GTGAATCCCTCGACTGAATCGAGGGGTGCGGCGAAGAGGGCGCTCCTCTCTCTCGCCATAGGCAGCTTCGGAATCGGCATGACCGAGTTCGTCATCATGGGGCTGCTGCCCAACATCGCATCCGACCTGCTCCCCGCCCTCTCGGCGACGAGCACGGAGGATGCGCTGAGTCAGGCCGGCTGGCTGATCTCGCTCTACGCCTTGGGTGTCGTGATCGGCGCGCCGACGATCGCGGGCTTCGTCGCGCGATACCCGCGGCACCGCGTGATGATCGTGCTCGCCCTCGCGCTGACACTCTTCAACGCTCTCACCGTGGTGCTCCCGACGTTCGAACTCGTCGGGGTCTCCCGTTTCCTGGCCGGGCTCCCGCACGGTGCCTACTTCGGCATCGGCGCACTCGTCGCCGCTGACGTCATGGGCCCGGGCAATCGCGCCAAGGGTGTCGCGTTCATCCTCACCGGGCTCACCGTCGCCAACGTGGTCGGGGTGCCGCTGGGCACGTACCTCGGTCAGCAGTGGGGATGGCGTGCGGCGTTCGCGGTCGTCACCCTCGTGTTCGCCCTCGCCGCGCTGTGCATCGCGGTGTTCGTGCCGAAGCATCCCGGGCAGCCGGGCCGCACGATGCGTCAGGAGCTCGGCGTCTTCCGCATCCCGCAGGTGTGGTTCACGCTCGGTGTCGGTGCGATCGGCTTCGGCGGCTTCTTCGCCGTCTACAGCTACATCGCTCCGCTCGTGACCGAGATCGCGGGCACGCCGGACTGGGTCGTTCCGATCGTGCTGGTGTTGATGGGGATCGGGATGACGGCGGGAAACCTCGTCGGGGGTCACCTCGCCGACATCGATCTGCGACGCACACTCCTGATCGGCCTCGCGGCGATGGCCGGCGTCTTCGCGCTGCTCGCCCTCGCCTCGTTCTGGATCGTGAGCCTGAGCCTGATGGTGCTGATCGTCGGTTTCGTCTCGTCGGTGCTCAGCCCGACCATTCAGACGCGTCTGATGGACGTGGCCGGCGACAACCAGTCGATCGCGGCCGCGATGAACCACTCGGCGCTCAACATCGGCAACAGCCTCGGTGCGTTCCTGGGTGGTGCCGTGATCGCCGCAGGGTGGGGCTTCACCGCACCGGCGTGGACGGGAGCGGCGCTCGCGGTGGCCGGTCTTCTGATCGCACTGCTGTCGTTCCGCATCGAGGCGCGCCGCCCGGCTGCGCTCGTCGCGTCGTAG
- a CDS encoding GuaB1 family IMP dehydrogenase-related protein gives MEFSGEQPTVDLTYSDVFLVPRRSAVTSRLQVDLAPNDGTPATLPLVASNMNSVTGPRLAAVLARRGGIGVLPQDMPLQDLDRAIREVKEQPVLWDTPLVLPPEAPVSEALRLLPATPGHGIVVAQGTGAIDVDQILGILPATRLATALPDAQLGDLVRSGTPSLDADDIGSERHAFDVITEAGVEMVTVIHHGHLVGTLSARSALRSTLYGPAVDAQGRLAVAAAVGINGDVASKARALAAAGVDVLVVDTAHGHQEGMLRALQTVSALGLGLPIVAGNIVTADGVHDLVDAGATILKVGVGPGAMCTTRMMTAVGRPQFSAVLETAQAAKELGAHVWADGGVRYPRDVALALAAGAASVMVGSWFAGTIEAPGALQRDGDGRIYKESWGMASTKAVQARFERLDAYERARKELFAEGISSSKIYLDPLRPGLEDLLDMITSGVRSSFTYAGASSVDEFHERALVGLQSAAGYEEGKALPVSW, from the coding sequence ATGGAGTTCTCTGGTGAACAACCGACCGTCGATCTGACCTACTCGGACGTGTTCCTGGTGCCGCGCCGATCCGCGGTCACCAGCCGGCTCCAGGTCGATCTCGCACCGAACGACGGGACACCGGCGACCCTCCCTCTCGTGGCATCGAACATGAACTCGGTCACCGGCCCTCGGCTCGCGGCCGTTCTCGCCCGGCGCGGCGGGATCGGCGTGCTCCCGCAGGACATGCCTCTACAGGATCTCGACAGGGCGATCCGCGAGGTCAAGGAACAGCCGGTGCTGTGGGACACACCGCTCGTGCTGCCGCCCGAGGCGCCCGTGTCCGAGGCGCTCCGGCTCCTGCCGGCCACTCCCGGGCACGGCATCGTCGTGGCCCAGGGAACCGGCGCGATCGATGTCGACCAGATCCTCGGCATCCTCCCGGCGACCCGCCTGGCGACGGCGCTCCCCGACGCGCAGCTGGGAGACCTGGTCCGATCAGGCACGCCCTCGTTGGACGCCGACGACATCGGATCCGAGCGCCACGCGTTCGACGTGATCACCGAGGCCGGGGTCGAGATGGTCACCGTGATCCACCACGGGCACCTCGTGGGCACGCTGAGCGCTCGCAGCGCCCTGCGCTCGACGCTGTACGGTCCGGCGGTCGACGCCCAGGGACGCCTCGCTGTCGCCGCTGCGGTCGGCATCAACGGCGACGTCGCCTCGAAGGCCAGGGCACTCGCGGCCGCAGGGGTGGACGTGCTCGTCGTCGACACCGCCCACGGTCACCAGGAGGGGATGCTGCGCGCCCTGCAGACGGTGTCCGCCCTCGGACTGGGACTCCCGATCGTGGCGGGCAACATCGTCACCGCCGATGGCGTGCACGACCTCGTCGATGCCGGCGCGACGATCCTCAAGGTCGGTGTCGGTCCGGGGGCGATGTGCACGACGCGCATGATGACGGCCGTCGGACGCCCGCAGTTCTCCGCCGTGCTCGAGACGGCGCAGGCCGCGAAGGAACTCGGTGCACACGTCTGGGCGGACGGCGGGGTCCGCTACCCCCGCGACGTGGCCCTCGCGCTCGCCGCCGGCGCGGCATCCGTGATGGTCGGCTCGTGGTTCGCGGGCACGATCGAGGCGCCCGGTGCGCTGCAGCGCGACGGCGACGGGCGCATCTACAAGGAATCGTGGGGCATGGCGTCGACGAAAGCCGTGCAGGCGCGGTTCGAGCGACTCGACGCCTACGAGCGTGCCCGCAAAGAGCTGTTCGCGGAAGGGATCTCGTCGTCGAAGATCTACCTCGATCCGCTCCGACCGGGGCTCGAGGATCTGCTCGACATGATCACCTCGGGTGTGCGTTCCTCCTTCACGTACGCAGGGGCGTCGTCGGTGGACGAGTTCCACGAACGCGCACTCGTGGGCCTGCAGTCCGCCGCCGGATACGAGGAAGGCAAGGCGCTGCCGGTCAGTTGGTGA
- a CDS encoding thiamine-binding protein, with amino-acid sequence MLIAFSVAPSGTPAEGPERTDASVHDAVAAAVKVVRESGLPHRTTSMFTEIEGPDWDTVMDVVKRATEAVMPFGSRVSLVLKADIRPGYSGELDAKIERLEAAIDESGE; translated from the coding sequence ATGCTGATCGCCTTCTCCGTCGCACCGAGCGGAACCCCCGCCGAAGGTCCCGAACGCACGGATGCATCCGTGCACGACGCCGTCGCCGCGGCCGTGAAGGTGGTGCGCGAGTCGGGCCTCCCGCACCGCACCACCAGCATGTTCACCGAGATCGAGGGGCCGGACTGGGACACGGTCATGGACGTCGTCAAGCGCGCCACCGAAGCCGTCATGCCGTTCGGGTCGCGCGTCTCCCTGGTGCTCAAGGCCGACATCCGCCCCGGATACTCCGGTGAGCTCGATGCGAAGATCGAGCGGCTGGAGGCGGCGATCGACGAGTCGGGGGAGTAG
- a CDS encoding homoserine O-acetyltransferase — MDWQTTSEDTVPSAPVTEADVRLLRARPPATGAWRDGDPVGGRRFASLGAFRTENGTELPGIRLAYETWGELNAARDNAVLVLHALTGDSHVRGPAGAGHPTAGWWEDLTGPGAPLDTERWFVIAPNMLGGCQGSTGPASIAPDGYEWASRFPYLTIRDQVAAQVLLADALGVDRWAAVIGGSMGGMHALEWAATHPERVERLAVLSSPPVTTADQIALNTVQLGTIRMDPRFQGGEYYDLGDGDGPHRGLALARRMALLNYRSPIELNQRFQRSWQSDVSPLGHGGRFAVESYLDFHGNKFTRRFDANSYITLVEAMNSHDVGRDRGGVEEALRTITATTLVLGIDSDRLFPVDGQHRIARSIPNTLDGHDAVVLVSDFGHDGFLIESEAVGAHLRRLMVS, encoded by the coding sequence ATGGACTGGCAGACGACCTCCGAGGACACGGTGCCCTCGGCACCCGTGACGGAGGCCGACGTGCGCCTTCTCCGCGCGCGACCACCCGCAACCGGCGCCTGGCGCGACGGCGACCCCGTCGGTGGTCGTCGTTTCGCATCGCTCGGGGCGTTCCGCACCGAGAACGGCACCGAGCTGCCCGGCATCCGCCTCGCCTACGAGACGTGGGGCGAACTGAACGCCGCGCGTGACAACGCCGTGCTGGTGCTGCACGCCCTCACCGGCGACAGCCACGTGCGCGGACCGGCGGGAGCCGGCCACCCCACGGCAGGCTGGTGGGAAGACCTCACAGGACCCGGCGCACCTCTGGACACCGAGCGCTGGTTCGTCATCGCGCCGAACATGCTGGGTGGGTGCCAGGGATCGACCGGCCCCGCGAGCATCGCGCCCGACGGTTACGAGTGGGCCTCCCGGTTCCCGTACCTGACGATCCGCGACCAGGTCGCAGCCCAGGTCCTGCTCGCCGATGCGCTGGGCGTGGACCGCTGGGCCGCCGTGATCGGCGGATCGATGGGCGGCATGCATGCCCTCGAGTGGGCCGCGACGCATCCGGAGCGCGTGGAGCGCCTGGCCGTGCTGTCGTCGCCGCCGGTGACGACAGCCGACCAGATCGCGTTGAACACCGTGCAGCTGGGCACGATCCGCATGGATCCCCGTTTCCAGGGCGGGGAGTACTACGACCTCGGCGACGGCGACGGACCGCACCGCGGATTGGCCCTCGCGCGCCGCATGGCCCTGTTGAACTACCGCAGCCCGATCGAGCTGAATCAGAGGTTCCAGCGCTCGTGGCAGTCGGATGTGTCACCGCTCGGACACGGCGGACGCTTCGCCGTCGAGTCGTACCTCGACTTCCACGGCAACAAGTTCACGCGCCGCTTCGACGCCAACAGCTACATCACGCTGGTCGAGGCGATGAACTCCCACGATGTCGGCCGCGACCGCGGCGGGGTCGAGGAGGCCCTGCGCACCATCACCGCGACCACCCTCGTGCTGGGGATCGACAGCGATCGCCTGTTCCCCGTCGACGGCCAGCATCGTATCGCCCGCAGCATCCCGAACACGCTCGACGGCCACGACGCGGTCGTGCTGGTCAGCGACTTCGGACACGACGGATTCCTGATCGAGAGCGAGGCCGTCGGGGCGCATCTGCGTCGCCTGATGGTCAGCTGA
- a CDS encoding NUDIX domain-containing protein, which produces MIDPEDDVDETLPVAGTVVLLRPSRKGFEVLLMRRPDRGSFAGAWVFPGGKVEDTDVREGDGEIENARRAGIRETFEEVGLLVDGLVALSRWSPPREAPTRIRTWFFLATAPDHRPEPSADEVAELIWASPAEALARHGAGEWRLFPPTWVTLHTLSAFTDVPSALSSGAGVESFRTRVLDGGGAFAWDQGRLEAETLPWRFVASDLS; this is translated from the coding sequence GTGATCGACCCCGAAGACGACGTCGATGAGACGCTGCCCGTCGCCGGCACGGTCGTGCTGCTGCGCCCGTCCCGCAAGGGATTCGAGGTGCTGCTGATGCGTCGACCGGACCGCGGCTCTTTCGCGGGCGCCTGGGTGTTCCCGGGCGGCAAGGTCGAAGACACCGACGTCCGAGAGGGGGACGGCGAGATCGAGAACGCGCGACGTGCAGGGATCAGGGAGACGTTCGAAGAGGTGGGACTCCTCGTCGACGGACTCGTGGCGCTGTCGCGGTGGAGTCCGCCGCGCGAGGCGCCGACCCGCATCCGCACGTGGTTCTTCCTCGCGACCGCGCCGGACCACCGCCCGGAACCGTCGGCGGACGAGGTCGCCGAGCTGATCTGGGCGAGCCCTGCCGAGGCCCTCGCGCGCCACGGCGCGGGGGAGTGGAGGCTGTTCCCTCCGACCTGGGTGACGCTCCACACACTCTCCGCGTTCACAGATGTACCCTCCGCGCTGTCGTCCGGAGCGGGAGTCGAATCGTTCCGTACGCGGGTGCTCGACGGGGGCGGCGCCTTCGCCTGGGATCAGGGGCGCCTGGAGGCGGAGACGCTCCCGTGGAGATTCGTGGCCAGCGACCTCAGCTGA
- a CDS encoding NAD(P)H-hydrate dehydratase yields MVDVREWSRGDTARFLRVPDAADDKYSRGVVALRTGSAAYPGAAVLGTEAAWRAGAGFVRFVGEGRAADAVLARRPETVVGSDVGRSRIDAWVIGSGTDAATRTGDETAALREILDGSTRVVVDAGALDLAPGSRAPLLVTPHAGEFARLCSQLGLSPADDAHREQAVVELAARLGGTVLLKGARTLVADASGAVIEVSAGTGWLATAGTGDVLAGVLGALLAANPHSSVIEIAAAGAWLHGYAGRSAAGILGAGGQRGPGHPIVALDVAESLPRAISDLLA; encoded by the coding sequence ATGGTCGATGTTCGCGAGTGGTCCCGGGGCGATACCGCGCGATTCCTGCGGGTGCCCGACGCGGCGGACGACAAGTACTCGCGCGGAGTGGTCGCACTGCGCACCGGATCGGCCGCGTATCCGGGCGCTGCCGTGCTCGGCACGGAGGCCGCATGGCGCGCGGGCGCGGGCTTCGTGCGATTCGTGGGAGAGGGACGTGCCGCCGACGCGGTGCTCGCCCGTCGCCCCGAGACGGTCGTGGGATCGGATGTCGGGCGCTCGCGGATCGATGCCTGGGTGATCGGTTCCGGTACGGATGCCGCCACACGCACCGGGGACGAGACCGCGGCACTGCGTGAGATCCTCGACGGTTCCACCCGCGTGGTGGTGGATGCCGGAGCGCTCGACCTCGCCCCCGGCAGCCGGGCGCCCCTCCTCGTGACTCCCCACGCGGGCGAGTTCGCGCGGCTGTGTTCGCAGCTGGGACTGTCGCCGGCGGATGACGCTCATCGGGAGCAGGCGGTCGTCGAGCTCGCCGCGCGCCTCGGGGGAACGGTGCTGCTCAAGGGAGCGCGCACACTCGTCGCGGACGCATCCGGTGCGGTGATCGAGGTCTCCGCCGGCACCGGATGGCTCGCCACGGCGGGCACCGGTGACGTCCTCGCCGGCGTGCTGGGCGCACTGCTCGCGGCGAATCCGCACTCGTCGGTCATCGAGATCGCCGCCGCAGGCGCCTGGCTGCATGGATATGCGGGCAGATCGGCCGCCGGCATCCTGGGCGCGGGAGGGCAGCGCGGGCCCGGACACCCGATCGTGGCGCTGGACGTGGCGGAGTCGTTGCCACGCGCGATCTCCGACCTGCTCGCATGA
- a CDS encoding hemolysin family protein → MNDWGGLAWLVVLLVANAFFVGAEFAVISARRSQIEPRAEQGSRAAKTALYAMEHATLMLATSQLGITICSLLILNVSEPAIHHLLSVPLHAIGWADGVVDAVSFTIALLIVSFLHVVFGEMVPKNLAFSVPDRAVLILAPPLVWVSKVFMPVIWALNAAANGVLRLFRVEPKNEAASTFTLDEVATIVSQSRREGVLMDAAGTVAAAVEFTDKKARDVAVPLSELVTLPQSTTPDDIEKAVAKYGFSRYVIVDDEAVPIGYVHLKDILRASEGPDAEAKMIEPLPAKRIHHMVPVQEDTDLEDALAVMRRAGRHLAKVRDAEGNTTAVLFLEDILEELVGEVQDATRRVRGH, encoded by the coding sequence ATGAACGATTGGGGAGGACTCGCCTGGCTGGTCGTGCTGCTCGTGGCCAACGCCTTCTTCGTCGGCGCCGAATTCGCGGTGATCTCCGCGCGGCGCTCTCAGATCGAACCCCGTGCCGAACAGGGATCCCGCGCGGCGAAGACGGCCCTGTACGCGATGGAGCACGCGACGCTGATGCTGGCGACCTCGCAGCTCGGCATCACGATCTGCTCGCTGCTCATCCTGAACGTCTCCGAGCCCGCGATCCACCACCTGTTGTCGGTGCCGCTGCACGCGATCGGTTGGGCGGACGGCGTCGTCGATGCGGTCTCGTTCACGATCGCGCTGCTGATCGTCTCGTTCCTGCACGTCGTGTTCGGTGAGATGGTTCCGAAGAACCTCGCGTTCTCGGTGCCCGACCGGGCCGTGCTGATCCTCGCGCCACCGCTCGTGTGGGTCTCGAAGGTCTTCATGCCCGTGATCTGGGCGTTGAACGCCGCGGCCAACGGCGTGCTCCGCCTGTTCCGCGTCGAGCCGAAGAACGAGGCGGCGTCGACGTTCACGCTCGACGAGGTGGCGACGATCGTGAGCCAGTCCCGGCGCGAGGGCGTGCTGATGGATGCCGCCGGCACCGTCGCCGCCGCGGTGGAGTTCACCGACAAGAAGGCGCGAGACGTGGCCGTGCCCCTCAGCGAGCTGGTCACACTGCCGCAGTCGACCACCCCGGACGACATCGAGAAGGCGGTCGCGAAGTACGGGTTCTCCCGGTACGTGATCGTCGACGACGAGGCCGTCCCGATCGGCTACGTGCATCTGAAGGACATCCTGCGGGCGTCCGAAGGACCGGATGCCGAGGCGAAGATGATCGAGCCGCTCCCGGCCAAGCGCATCCACCACATGGTGCCGGTGCAGGAGGACACGGACCTCGAAGACGCCCTGGCCGTGATGCGCCGCGCGGGTCGGCACCTCGCCAAGGTCCGCGATGCCGAGGGGAACACCACCGCGGTGCTGTTCCTCGAAGACATCCTGGAGGAGCTCGTCGGAGAGGTGCAGGACGCGACGCGTCGCGTGCGCGGCCACTGA
- a CDS encoding hemolysin family protein, translated as MDYIMLGVGLLLTVGTGLFVASEFALVNLDRAELEARQARGESRLVLTISALKHTSTHLSSAQLGITLTTLLTGYTMEPALSNLLRPTFVAWNLPEAVVSPIATIVAMLVATVLSMILGELVPKNFALALPRETAKLVIPFQVAFTTVFKPAIVVLNGSANGVLRSMGIEPKEELSGARSAEELSSLVRRSANAGVLEADTATLLDRTLTFARLTAADVMTARPSMHAIAAGDSADEVIQLARRTGHSRFPVYDDDLDDITGVVHLKAAISVPRDRRAEVPVGALSTEPLRVPETVHVDALISELRARGYQLAVVVDEYGGTAGLVTLEDLVEELVGEVADEHDRTRAGVIRGRDGVTFPGELRPDELRQRAGVDVPEGEVYDTIGGYVMSVLERVPTVGDEVPVDSGILQVVRMDGRRVDRIRYLPSPNQLGEEATR; from the coding sequence ATGGACTACATCATGTTGGGCGTGGGGCTCCTGCTCACGGTCGGCACCGGCCTGTTCGTCGCGAGCGAGTTCGCGCTGGTCAATCTCGACCGAGCCGAACTCGAAGCGCGGCAGGCCCGCGGTGAGTCGCGATTGGTCCTCACGATCAGCGCACTCAAGCACACGTCGACGCACCTCTCATCGGCACAGCTCGGCATCACGCTGACCACCCTGCTGACCGGTTACACGATGGAACCGGCGCTGTCGAACCTGCTGCGTCCGACGTTCGTCGCCTGGAATCTTCCCGAGGCCGTCGTGTCGCCGATCGCGACGATCGTCGCCATGCTCGTCGCCACTGTGCTGTCGATGATCCTCGGCGAACTCGTGCCAAAGAACTTCGCTCTCGCGCTCCCGCGGGAGACCGCCAAGCTCGTGATCCCCTTCCAGGTCGCCTTCACGACCGTCTTCAAGCCCGCGATCGTCGTGCTCAACGGCAGCGCCAACGGGGTGCTGCGCAGCATGGGGATCGAGCCGAAGGAAGAGCTCTCGGGCGCTCGCAGTGCCGAGGAGCTCTCCTCGCTGGTCCGCCGCTCGGCGAACGCGGGCGTGCTCGAGGCGGACACCGCGACCCTGCTCGATCGCACTCTGACCTTCGCCCGCCTCACCGCGGCCGATGTGATGACGGCGCGACCGAGCATGCACGCGATCGCCGCCGGCGACTCGGCCGACGAGGTCATCCAGCTCGCGCGACGCACCGGCCACAGCCGATTCCCCGTATATGACGACGACCTCGACGACATCACCGGCGTCGTGCACCTCAAGGCCGCGATCTCGGTGCCGCGGGATCGTCGTGCCGAGGTTCCCGTCGGTGCGCTCTCGACCGAGCCGCTGCGCGTGCCGGAGACGGTGCACGTCGACGCTCTGATCTCCGAGCTGCGCGCACGCGGGTACCAGCTTGCGGTTGTCGTCGACGAATACGGCGGCACGGCAGGTCTGGTCACGCTCGAAGACCTGGTCGAGGAACTCGTCGGCGAGGTCGCCGATGAGCACGACCGCACGAGGGCAGGCGTGATCCGCGGACGTGACGGCGTCACGTTCCCGGGTGAGCTGCGGCCGGACGAGCTCCGGCAGCGCGCCGGGGTCGATGTGCCCGAGGGAGAGGTCTACGACACGATCGGCGGCTATGTGATGAGCGTTCTCGAGCGTGTGCCTACGGTCGGCGACGAGGTGCCCGTCGACAGCGGCATCCTGCAGGTCGTCCGTATGGACGGGCGGCGCGTCGATCGCATCCGCTACCTGCCCAGTCCGAACCAGCTCGGAGAGGAGGCCACCCGATGA
- a CDS encoding NADH:flavin oxidoreductase/NADH oxidase: protein MSILFSTLNIRSVTFRNRLWVSPMCMYSAVDGVVQEWHHTHLAQFASGGAGLIVAEATSVVPEGRISPRDAGLWSDAQRDAWAPIVEAIHDRGARAGVQLAHAGRKASTWWPWADERGSVPDAQGGWSTVAPSAIAFAGFAEPRALDAAGIDAVVEAFAGAARRAVDAGFDVLEIHGAHGYLLHQFLSPLSNLREDEYGGALENRARLLLRVVDAVRAAVGEEVPLFVRISATDHAEGGFTPEEAASVGEWATERGADLIDVSSGGLVAHQRIDVFPGYQVPLAETVRQGGRIAVSAVGLITAGEQAEQVLAEGAADAIFAGREWLRDPHFALRAAHELGAEVSWPPQYERAHWR from the coding sequence GTGAGCATCCTCTTCTCGACGCTGAACATCCGATCCGTCACCTTCCGCAACCGGTTGTGGGTGTCTCCCATGTGCATGTACAGCGCCGTCGACGGTGTCGTGCAGGAGTGGCACCACACCCACCTCGCGCAGTTCGCCTCGGGCGGCGCCGGACTCATCGTCGCGGAGGCGACGTCGGTCGTACCGGAGGGGCGCATCTCGCCGCGCGATGCGGGGTTGTGGAGCGACGCGCAGCGCGACGCCTGGGCGCCGATCGTCGAGGCGATCCACGATCGTGGTGCGCGGGCGGGCGTACAACTCGCCCATGCCGGGCGCAAGGCGTCGACCTGGTGGCCGTGGGCCGACGAGCGCGGCTCCGTGCCCGACGCGCAGGGCGGGTGGTCGACCGTCGCCCCCTCGGCCATCGCCTTTGCCGGGTTCGCCGAGCCGCGCGCACTCGACGCCGCCGGTATCGACGCCGTGGTCGAGGCGTTCGCCGGCGCCGCACGTCGTGCGGTGGATGCCGGGTTCGATGTACTCGAGATCCACGGCGCACACGGCTATCTGCTGCATCAGTTCCTCTCGCCCCTCTCGAACCTTCGCGAAGACGAGTACGGCGGGGCGTTGGAGAACCGGGCTCGCCTGCTCCTGCGTGTAGTCGATGCCGTGCGTGCCGCGGTGGGTGAGGAGGTGCCGCTGTTCGTGCGGATCTCGGCCACCGACCATGCCGAGGGCGGATTCACGCCCGAGGAGGCCGCGTCCGTGGGCGAGTGGGCCACCGAGCGCGGGGCGGATCTGATCGACGTGTCCAGCGGCGGCCTGGTCGCCCACCAGCGCATCGATGTCTTCCCCGGGTATCAGGTGCCGCTGGCGGAGACGGTGCGACAGGGCGGGCGTATCGCCGTCTCGGCCGTCGGTCTCATCACCGCGGGCGAGCAGGCCGAGCAGGTACTGGCGGAGGGCGCGGCCGATGCGATCTTCGCCGGGCGCGAATGGTTGCGCGACCCGCACTTCGCCCTCCGTGCGGCACATGAGCTCGGCGCCGAGGTCTCCTGGCCCCCGCAGTACGAACGCGCCCACTGGCGCTGA
- a CDS encoding DUF2000 domain-containing protein, translated as MSTTTIAPAHPASFPLFDTKVAVLLSSDLAPWQELNVTAFLMSGIAVSANGLTGEPYVDGDGTVYLPMLRQPVLVMTGELALLQSARTKATARGDISVAIYTRPLFDTGHDDANRAAVASVRSADLDLVGLALRGPRNAVDRILKGARLHG; from the coding sequence ATGAGCACGACAACGATCGCCCCCGCCCATCCGGCATCCTTCCCACTCTTCGACACCAAGGTCGCCGTTCTTCTGAGCAGCGACCTTGCACCGTGGCAGGAGCTCAACGTCACGGCCTTCCTCATGTCGGGCATCGCCGTGAGCGCGAACGGTCTGACGGGAGAGCCGTACGTCGACGGCGACGGGACCGTCTACCTTCCGATGCTGCGACAACCCGTCCTCGTGATGACGGGAGAGCTCGCGCTGCTGCAGAGCGCTCGCACGAAGGCGACCGCGCGCGGCGACATCTCGGTCGCCATCTACACGCGTCCGTTGTTCGACACGGGACACGACGACGCGAATCGCGCCGCAGTGGCGTCCGTGCGATCCGCCGACCTCGACCTCGTCGGACTCGCGTTGCGCGGGCCTCGCAACGCGGTGGATCGCATCCTGAAGGGAGCCCGCCTTCACGGGTGA